One window of Atribacter laminatus genomic DNA carries:
- the gatC gene encoding Asp-tRNA(Asn)/Glu-tRNA(Gln) amidotransferase subunit GatC produces MPETISLSEIKKVVALAKLSIPDIDLEQFFIEINNILSHFDKLNRLELKEVSPTSHISWSQPPSNPDEPREWMAKEELFSQAPDVIDQYFIVPKVVDKQEE; encoded by the coding sequence TTGCCAGAGACAATTTCATTGTCGGAAATAAAAAAAGTCGTTGCTCTTGCTAAGCTGTCCATTCCCGATATCGATTTGGAACAGTTTTTTATAGAAATTAACAACATCCTTTCTCACTTTGACAAATTAAATCGCCTTGAACTCAAGGAGGTCTCGCCCACATCACATATCTCCTGGAGCCAACCACCATCTAATCCCGACGAGCCTCGGGAATGGATGGCAAAGGAAGAACTATTTTCCCAGGCACCAGACGTCATCGATCAGTATTTTATTGTGCCAAAAGTGGTTGACAAACAGGAGGAATAA
- the gatA gene encoding Asp-tRNA(Asn)/Glu-tRNA(Gln) amidotransferase subunit GatA, with the protein MNIDTIKNFTIDDYQNAYKNKEISPTEITQLFLDRIRLLDPSLRAFLTVDDKGAMQRAQELEEKKFGEADFPPLYGIPLAIKDNICIQGLPTTCGSRILSNYHSPFNATAVEKIIKAGGIFLGKTNMDEFAMGSSTENSGFGPTRNPFDPKRVPGGSSGGSAASVAALEAPLALGSDTGGSVRQPAAFCGIVGLRPTYGRISRYGLISFASSLDQIGTLTRNVQDSLALFSVISGQDNRDSTCAPYPPFSSSDCLHEDEIKKMKVGVAKEYFTTGVDPVITQRIQEILNILTKEGFEVVEVSLPHTDYALEAYYIVAPAEACSNLARYDGVAYGYRCNQPLNLQDLYTRTRTTGFGKEVLRRIILGTYCLSSGYYDEFYLKGMQVRTLVKKDFEESFEKCDILLAPVTPSLPFKFGEKSHDPYQMYLADVFTIPSAMAGIPALSLNCGYHQHLPIGLQILGAPFQEGKILSFASFLEKILLVPPPDIDSLHPKKEVH; encoded by the coding sequence ATGAACATCGATACTATTAAAAATTTTACTATAGATGATTATCAAAATGCCTATAAAAATAAAGAAATTTCCCCGACAGAAATAACCCAGCTTTTTCTAGATCGTATACGTCTTCTCGATCCTTCCCTCCGAGCTTTTCTAACCGTTGATGACAAGGGTGCCATGCAACGTGCTCAGGAGTTGGAAGAAAAAAAATTCGGAGAAGCCGATTTTCCCCCTCTCTATGGTATTCCCCTCGCTATTAAAGATAACATCTGCATCCAGGGACTACCGACTACTTGTGGATCGAGAATTCTCAGCAACTACCATTCACCTTTTAACGCAACCGCTGTTGAAAAAATAATAAAAGCTGGTGGTATTTTTTTGGGAAAAACCAACATGGACGAATTTGCCATGGGTTCTTCGACTGAAAATAGCGGTTTTGGGCCAACTCGAAATCCTTTCGATCCCAAACGAGTACCCGGGGGTTCGAGCGGGGGATCAGCTGCCAGCGTAGCTGCCCTGGAAGCACCATTGGCACTGGGCTCTGACACTGGTGGATCAGTCCGTCAACCTGCAGCTTTCTGTGGAATAGTGGGGCTGCGTCCTACCTATGGCCGGATCTCTCGTTATGGATTGATTAGTTTTGCTTCTTCTCTTGACCAAATTGGAACTCTCACTCGTAATGTCCAAGATAGTCTAGCGCTTTTTTCAGTGATCAGTGGTCAAGACAATCGTGACTCGACCTGTGCTCCTTATCCTCCTTTTTCTTCATCCGATTGCCTTCACGAGGATGAAATCAAAAAAATGAAGGTGGGAGTTGCCAAGGAATATTTCACCACCGGTGTAGATCCGGTTATTACCCAGCGAATTCAAGAAATCCTTAATATTCTCACCAAGGAAGGATTTGAAGTAGTAGAGGTTTCACTCCCCCATACTGATTACGCCTTGGAAGCTTATTATATTGTTGCACCGGCTGAAGCTTGTTCCAATTTAGCCCGTTATGACGGCGTTGCTTACGGTTATCGTTGCAATCAACCACTCAACCTTCAAGACCTCTATACTCGAACCAGAACCACCGGTTTTGGAAAAGAAGTACTTCGCCGGATTATTTTAGGAACCTATTGTTTAAGTTCTGGTTATTATGATGAATTCTACCTCAAAGGAATGCAGGTTCGCACTCTGGTGAAAAAGGACTTTGAAGAGAGTTTTGAGAAATGTGATATCCTTCTCGCTCCGGTTACGCCCAGCTTACCTTTTAAGTTTGGTGAAAAGAGCCACGATCCCTATCAAATGTACTTAGCTGATGTTTTTACCATTCCTTCAGCAATGGCAGGCATTCCAGCTCTTTCACTCAATTGTGGGTATCACCAACATCTTCCCATTGGGCTGCAGATCCTCGGAGCGCCCTTCCAGGAAGGAAAAATTTTGAGTTTTGCTTCCTTTTTAGAAAAAATTCTTTTGGTTCCACCTCCCGATATCGATTCACTTCATCCCAAAAAGGAGGTGCATTGA